Proteins encoded together in one Mus caroli chromosome 4, CAROLI_EIJ_v1.1, whole genome shotgun sequence window:
- the Akirin2 gene encoding akirin-2, with protein MACGATLKRTLDFDPLLSPASPKRRRCAPLSAPASAAASPAAATAAAAASAAAASPQKYLRMEPSPFGDVSSRLTTEQILYNIKQEYKRMQKRRHLEASFQQADPGCTSDSQPHAFLISGPASPGTSSATSSPLKKEQPLFTLRQVGMICERLLKEREEKVREEYEEILNTKLAEQYDAFVKFTHDQIMRRYGEQPASYVS; from the exons ATGGCGTGCGGAGCCACTCTGAAAAGGACTCTGGATTTCGACCCGCTGCTGAGCCCCGCATCTCCGAAGCGGAGGCGGTGCGCGCCTTTGTCGGCGCCGGCTTCGGCTGCCGCCTCCCctgccgccgccaccgccgccgccgccgcctcggcCGCGGCCGCCTCGCCGCAGAAGTATCTCCGGATGGAGCCTTCCCCCTTCGGCGACGTCTCCTCCCGGCTCACCACAG aacAAATTCTGTACAACATAAAACAGGAATATAAACGCATGCAGAAGAGAAGACATTTAGAGGCTAGTTTTCAGCAGGCAGATCCAGGTTGTACTTCCGATTCACAGCCACACGCATTTCTCATCAGTGGACCAGCATCACCAG GGACTTCATCTGCAACATCCTcaccattaaaaaaagaacagccCTTATTTACTCTAAGGCAGGTTGGAATGATCTGTGAACGTTTGTTGAAAGAACGGGAAGAGAAAGTTCgagaagaatatgaagaaatacTGAATACAAAACTTGCAG AACAATATGATGCTTTTGTGAAGTTTACGCATGATCAGATAATGCGGCGATATGGAGAACAGCCTGCTAGTT ATGTTTCATGA